In a single window of the Acidobacteriota bacterium genome:
- a CDS encoding four helix bundle protein, with translation MKDNPIVSKSLAFALRVVKLSRHLAEEHKEFSLSREVLTSGTGVGKFVILAESGESPESFVLNMAKALQRADETEYWLVLIHYAGLLKDHEFESIEADRKELAKMLTSIVKTSKRDDKL, from the coding sequence ATGAAAGACAATCCCATCGTTTCAAAGTCTCTTGCATTTGCTTTACGGGTCGTGAAATTGTCTCGGCATCTTGCTGAAGAGCATAAGGAGTTTTCGCTCAGTCGTGAGGTGTTAACTTCGGGAACGGGCGTTGGAAAGTTTGTAATACTCGCCGAAAGCGGCGAGTCACCCGAATCTTTTGTTTTGAACATGGCTAAGGCCTTGCAACGAGCCGACGAGACTGAGTATTGGTTGGTATTGATACATTATGCAGGTTTGTTGAAGGATCATGAGTTCGAGTCTATCGAAGCCGACCGAAAGGAACTTGCAAAGATGTTAACCAGCATCGTCAAGACCTCAAAGCGAGACGACAAATTGTAA